One window from the genome of Glycine soja cultivar W05 chromosome 12, ASM419377v2, whole genome shotgun sequence encodes:
- the LOC114378922 gene encoding uncharacterized protein LOC114378922 — MNNRHIREYKDHITSYFGNHVLPSFSATGDTIFVTAEVEHRNSQTSSSKSSKRVMHHQPSFVETPREIPYNDWYRAENAGKFPKISHTQKQVGGSYYVIREIVLELEYESKMNSSNSVDKFFVGKKFDESKLLTTESVNVPSGNIEIEKESPVKDDSQSVVLDDNESVNTGYEHLEENRQQQTSYLERRLSDKLEIMSTPVIIALASLLVMNIVNIVVTDKQ, encoded by the exons ATGAACAACAGACATATCAGGGAATATAAAGACCATATCACCTCTTATTTTGGGAATCACGTGTTACCCAGTTTCTCAG CCACAGGAGACACTATATTTGTAACTGCTGAAGTTGAACACAGAAACAGTCAAACTAGCTCTTCTAAGAGTAGCAAGAGAGTGATGCATCATCAACCATCATTTGTTGAAACACCCAGGGAGATACCATACAACGATTG GTATAGAGCAGAGAATGCTGGGAAATTCCCAAAAATATCACATACCCAGAAACAAGTTGGTGGCAGTTATTATGTTATCCGGGAAATCGTTTTGGAGCTAGAATATGAGTCTAAAATGAATTCTTCAAACAGTGTGGATAAGTTTTTTGTGGGAAAGAAATTTGATGAGAGTAAACTACTTACCACTGAATCTGTGAATGTTCCATCTGGTAATATTGAGATTGAAAAAGAAAGCCCTGTCAAAGATGATTCTCAATCGGTAGTTTTAGATGACAATGAGAGTGTTAACACTGGATATGAGCATCTTGAAGAAAACAGACAGCAACAGACTTCCTATTTGGAGAGGAGGTTATCTGACAAACTTGAAATTATGTCTACACCAGTAATCATTGCATTAGCATCACTTTTAGTTATGAATATAGTAAATATAGTAGTTACAGATAAGCAGTGA
- the LOC114378923 gene encoding protein DA1-related 1-like — protein MGWFTKLLKGSNRKSSGGRYHGKYEDDRITDNLDCSADDLTDIEKEEIGRAIALSLSEADKKGKKVIEDDSESEDDELCPLSDEEAESVGEVQQDEDDHHATIQQDEDKHLDEVQLEEDEQLARAIQESLSISSPPRSETDSLFQPLAHLFPPVYRICAGCNAEISHGRFLSCMGGYWHPECFCCHACKLPITDYEFSMSGNRRYHKSCYKELRHPRCDVCKNFIPPNSAGLIEYRAHPFWLQKYCPSHERDGTPRCCSCQRLESVDTKYLLLDDGRKLCLECLDSAIMDTHECQPLYVEIQEFYEGLHMKMEQQVLMLLVERQALNEAMEGEKNGHHHLPETRGLCLSEEQNVPTILRRPRIGAGYQLIDMITEPFRLVRRCEVTAILVLYGLPRYPSDIIYFQNL, from the exons ATGGGTTGGTTTACTAAGTTGCTTAAGGGATCCAATCGTAAATCCTCAGGAGGAAGATATCATGGGAAATATGAAGATGACAGAATAACGGACAATCTTGATTGTTCAGCG GATGATTTGACGGATATTGAGAAAGAAGAAATTGGTCGGGCAATAGCACTCTCTCTTTCAGAGGCagataagaaagggaaaaaagtTATTG AGGACGACTCTGAATCTGAAGATGATGAACTGTGTCCACTTAGCGACGAGGAAGCTGAATCTGTTGGTGAAGTTCAGCAAGATGAAGATGACCATCATGCTACAATTCAACAGGATGAAGACAAACATCTTGATGAAGTTCAACTTGAGGAAGATGAACAACTTGCCAGGGCAATTCAAGAAAGTTTGAGCATTAGTTCTCCTCCTCGATCTGAGACTGATTCTTTATTTCAACCTTTAGCACACTTATTTCCACCTGTATACAG AATTTGTGCTGGCTGTAATGCTGAGATTAGCCATGGAAGATTTTTGAGTTGCATGGGAGGTTATTGGCATCCGGAATGCTTTTGTTGCCATGCTTGCAAACTTCCAATCACTGATTATGAG TTTTCTATGTCTGGAAATCGTCGTTATCATAAATCCTGCTATAAGGAGTTGCGTCATCCAAGATGTGATGTTTGCAAGAACTTT ATTCCACCAAATTCAGCTGGTCTCATTGAGTATAGAGCACATCCTTTCTGGCTACAAAAATATTGTCCATCGCATGAGCGTGATGGTACTCCTCGCTGTTGTAGCTGTCAAAGATTGGAG TCAGTGGATACCAAATATCTGTTGCTTGACGATGGTCGAAAGCTGTGCCTGGAGTGTCTTGACTCAGCTATCATGGATACTCATGAATGCCAACCTCTCTATGTCGAAATACAAGAGTTTTATGAGGGTTTACATATGAAGATGGAGCAGCAAGTTCTGATGCTTTTGGTTGAGAGACAAGCACTGAACGAGGCTATGGAGGGAGAGAAGAAT GGTCATCATCACTTACCTGAAACCAGAGGACTTTGCTTGTCCGAAGAGCAAAATGTTCCCACT ATTTTAAGGAGACCAAGGATAGGAGCAGGATACCAGCTCATAGATATGATAACTGAGCCTTTTAGGCTGGTCCGTCGTTGTGAAGTGACAGCCATACTTGTTTTGTATGGCCTTCCTAGGTATCCTTCTGATATCATCTATTTTCAAAATCTATAG
- the LOC114378924 gene encoding NAC domain-containing protein 83-like produces the protein MELVLQYLKRKVFSCPLPASIIPELHVCKSDPWDLPGDLEQERYFFSTKVAKYPNGNRSNRATNSGYWKATGLDKQIVTSKGNNQVFEMNKTLVFCRGKPPYGSRTDWIMHEYRLILNGSQSKVRPNKLLLFM, from the exons atgGAGCTGGTTCTGCAATACTTGAAGCGCAAGGTCTTCTCCTGCCCTTTGCCAGCCTCTATCATTCCTGAGCTTCATGTTTGCAAGTCTGATCCTTGGGATTTGCCAG GTGATTTGGAGCAAGAGAGATACTTCTTTAgcaccaaagtggccaaataTCCCAACGGAAATCGCTCCAACAGAGCCACAAATTCGGGTTATTGGAAGGCAACTGGTTTGGACAAACAAATTGTTACTTCAAAAGGGAACAACCAAGTTTTCGAAATGAATAAGACACTTGTTTTCTGCAGAGGCAAGCCTCCTTATGGATCCAGAACTGATTGGATCATGCACGAGTATCGCCTCATCCTTAACGGCTCTCAGTCTAAGGTGAGGCCAAACAAACTTCTACTATTTATGTAA
- the LOC114377880 gene encoding RNA-binding protein 25-like, with translation MDKDRKRRDRDKDRIDRDRDREHERREKDRERERERAERERSTRSRSRSERDRDRERDFDMRDARRFRDKKEVAEPEADPARDQRTVFAYQMPLKATETDVYEFFSKAGKLKRTLFNLMLLVEQPV, from the exons ATGGATAAGGATAGAAAGAGGAGGGATAGAGATAAGGATAGGATAGACCGTGATAGGGACAGGGAGCACGAGAGAAGAGAGAAGGATAGGGAGCGAGAGAGGGAAAGAGCGGAGAGGGAGAGATCCACAAGGAGCAGGAGTCGCTCCGAGAGGGACAGAGACAGGGAGCGAGATTTTGATATGCGCGATGCCCG GAGATTTAGGGATAAAAAAGAGGTTGCAGAACCTGAGGCAGACCCAGCAAGGGATCAGAGAACTGTTTTTGCCTACCAG ATGCCGCTAAAAGCAACAGAGACAGATGTGTATGAGTTCTTTTCAAAAGCTGGCAAG CTGAAAAGAACCTTGTTCAATCTAATGCTTCTAGTGGAGCAGCCGGTGTAA